A window from Roseofilum capinflatum BLCC-M114 encodes these proteins:
- a CDS encoding protein adenylyltransferase SelO yields the protein MTDRVNNNPFEHLNIENALENLGDDYYDPVVPTEFPEHILRWRNDDLLPKMGLDPQQVSDRHFIDFFGKFDSDLPCLALRYHGYQFGEYNPWLGDGRGFLYGQVRAVDGQLYDFGTKGSGMTPYSRGADGRLTLKGGVREVLAGEMLHRLGVTTSRCLSLIETGESLWRGDEPSPTRSCVMVRWSRSHIRFGTFERLRYFERSDLIAKLLDHVIQEYYPAPFPLVQPEPAPERYIRFYDQLVQRVAQLAAQWMAAGFCHGVLNTDNMSITGESFDYGPYGFIPHYDPNFTAAYFDYSGRYSYGNQPLVCQLNLELLSVALGKVIPKTAMQESLERFNVHYEHAYQNLMLCRLGLEPDRVQDSEAQELIELTVKLLKDTQKGYPQFFIGLRETFDPSWSVGIDEIPNWSSAGPSHIWQAWKILYHRILGRNSEEQLAEMGDRLQKVNPTVDLLRPAIETIWNSIMVDDNWQPLIDFLQQLQH from the coding sequence ATGACTGACAGGGTAAATAACAATCCTTTTGAGCATTTGAACATCGAAAATGCCCTAGAAAACTTAGGGGATGATTATTATGATCCCGTAGTCCCCACCGAATTTCCCGAACATATTTTGCGATGGCGCAATGACGATCTCTTGCCGAAAATGGGACTCGATCCCCAGCAGGTGAGCGATCGCCATTTTATCGACTTTTTCGGTAAATTTGACAGCGATCTTCCCTGTTTAGCTCTTAGGTATCATGGCTATCAATTTGGAGAATACAACCCTTGGCTCGGTGATGGTCGGGGGTTTTTGTATGGCCAAGTGCGAGCTGTGGATGGTCAACTGTATGATTTTGGCACAAAAGGATCGGGCATGACTCCCTATTCTAGGGGAGCAGATGGCCGGTTAACCCTGAAGGGGGGAGTGCGGGAAGTGTTAGCCGGGGAAATGCTGCATCGGTTGGGGGTAACCACCTCTCGCTGTTTGAGTCTCATTGAAACGGGAGAGTCTTTATGGCGAGGGGATGAACCCTCTCCGACGCGATCGTGTGTCATGGTACGCTGGAGTCGTTCCCATATCCGCTTTGGGACGTTTGAACGATTGCGCTATTTTGAGCGATCGGATTTAATCGCCAAACTCTTAGATCATGTCATCCAAGAGTATTATCCCGCTCCCTTCCCCCTAGTCCAACCTGAACCCGCACCAGAGCGCTACATCCGATTTTACGATCAACTGGTGCAACGGGTAGCCCAACTCGCCGCTCAATGGATGGCCGCAGGCTTTTGTCATGGAGTCTTGAATACCGATAATATGTCCATTACCGGTGAAAGTTTCGACTATGGCCCCTATGGCTTCATTCCCCACTACGACCCGAATTTTACCGCCGCCTATTTCGACTATTCCGGACGCTACAGTTATGGGAATCAACCCCTGGTGTGTCAACTCAATTTAGAACTCCTCAGTGTTGCTCTGGGTAAAGTAATCCCCAAAACAGCCATGCAAGAGAGTTTAGAGCGATTTAATGTTCATTATGAACATGCCTATCAGAACCTAATGTTATGTCGGTTAGGGTTGGAACCCGATCGAGTCCAGGACTCTGAAGCCCAAGAGTTGATCGAGCTAACTGTAAAATTACTCAAAGATACCCAGAAAGGATACCCACAATTTTTTATCGGTCTTCGGGAAACCTTTGATCCCAGTTGGTCAGTAGGAATCGATGAAATTCCCAACTGGTCTAGTGCTGGCCCCAGTCATATCTGGCAGGCTTGGAAAATCCTGTATCATAGGATATTAGGTCGAAACTCGGAAGAACAATTGGCTGAAATGGGCGATCGCCTGCAAAAGGTGAACCCCACCGTCGATCTCTTAAGACCGGCGATCGAAACCATTTGGAATTCGATTATGGTTGACGATAATTGGCAACCATTGATTGATTTTTTACAACAACTTCAACATTAA